The genomic DNA TTCATTTGCACCAAAGGGTTGTTTGCTTTACATGACAGTTTTATTTCACTcgtatttgtgcacaaaggtgaaaacctatgagtgAACAGCAAAAATGTTGAGCGGAGCGGCTGAGCACTGGACTTCTTTCCCAGTCTACTGGTGCGACCagggctcaggtggtagagggggtTCTCCTCTAAGCAGGATCCCCCAACctaagaggttgggggttcctGTCTATACCTGTCGAAGTGTTCTTGGGCAAGATACTGAAGcctaaattgctcccagtggttgaccagcgttttgcatggcagctcagtcccttggtgtgtgaatgagctgatattgtaaggTGCTTTGATACTATTTCAGCATGtggataaagtgctatataaatcaagtccatttactggctctgaaagcgggggacagcgtgtgtgtgtatgcgttcCACTCCGCTGTGCATCTGTGAATATGGACTATAAGTAAAGCAGGTTTTGCGGATGCCACAGTCAGTAAGTAAGTGTATTTGCTCCTAATGCTATATGCTAGTGCAGAAttcacgtagttccagtgtTGTCTGCCGCCGGCAGCTTCATCTCTAACTCTCTTGTAGTTGCtccacagcagtcattgagtatgaTATGGGACTCTTTATTTCAACAGCTGCAATGTTCATTTTGCCAATTACTAATAacggcatacagcttataatcaCTCTGCTCTGGTCTCAAACGCTTTCTCACtcactttttttaaactcagtgatcggcccaaaaatcctgatcatgTGAAGCCTACATAGATTACATCACTAATTCTCTCCAATTTCTTGATGGTGGTGCCTCGGACCCCTTCTAGGATGTTGCAGTAGGTGTTTGGACTTCTTCCACAGCGTCTTCTTGATTTTGGCCACTTGACTAATGGCCATCGCACTTGGATCGTTTTCTCCCTTGATCCTCTGGGAGAGTGGTATTGATGTTTTGCAGACTGTTGTGTGTGTCTTGCTGTTGAACTTCAGTCAACTGACTGTGCTTGGTTCTCAGAAAGTAGCCGTTGATGCGACTTCCCTGTTGACCCTTCTAAAGACACCCTTTTTTGCTCTGATGTATTTCAGGCCTTGGGTAGAAAGCAACCTTTGACCAGCCACATACGCAGCTTTGGAGTTTGCGTCCTGCTGTAGCTGTTGGATCCTCAGGTATGCTGATCATCAATCTTGTAGTCTGTTACGTTCCTGTGTTCATTATTACTGAGTTGTCTGCCGATGAACCATCTTATACCCCCGCTCTGGGTGGCTTAGGGGGTATTTTCTACATAGATTTTTCTTAGCCATGTTTGGGTAGAACCCATGCACCATTTGTGCTGGATCTTGCCACCATGAGTAGCTAGCTCATGGTAGACCCGGTGGGGTCTATTCCCTCTTGTCAGATGTCTTTCCATGCCATTACAAGATTTTTCCCTTGTTGCTTGCTGCCCTTTTGCAGTATCACTCGTTGCATACGTCTTGAGGCACTGATGGATGATGAGACTCTGTGGGGTGATCATTTGGGTGATGGTATCCTTGGGATATCAAGTTGGCGCCCTCCTTCTTTGGTGTTTTGCTGACAGTTCATCAGTGAGTCCTGGGTTCACCCCCTAGATGCCATGAACTCAATTTGACAGCCCAGGTGGACTCCTTCCTCTTCATTCACACACTGACTGCCCTTTGCCAGCGGTCCCTCCCTCGCACCCTAATCTCTCTGAGGAGCCTGGGTGTTGTGGTGGCTACAAAGTTCGactttgtttattgtcattcaaacttgaactttacagtacagataaTAACAAAATTTTGTTGTATTGCaggataaaaaaacagcaagtaTTTACATAAGGTAAGTAGTATTAAAAAGGtttataaataaacagatatcAAGAGGAAAAGCTATATGTAAGATACCGATACAGATAAGTATATTGCATGTTATATTGCCTATTTTATCAGACCAGTGATGTTATATTGTCTCTTTTTTCAGTTCAATGAGGTAATCTGGTTGTGGAGGTTTGAGGAGgaatgaattattttttgttcaaaagTCTTATGGCCTGAGGGAAGAAGCTGTTACAGAACCTGGAGTTTCTGCTTTGGAGGCTCTGGAACCTCTTTCCAGAGtccaacagcaaaaacaaccgatacttctataatacattaaaaagataaagaagagcaaaaaacagatccaggatgtccatatttattttattcaccttagTTTTATATTCAACCTtaaacagagcacttctgtgacgtagcttgatcaatcaagcaatacattaaaagaaaattcactttagactttagtgcaagattaaataatattaaataaaaatgtctaataaaaatgaatagtccctcatcttaaaatacccaacaagcatgttaacaaataagaaataaaagtgccacagtgctgtaaagtaaggccagtaatgtgcttttagaAACTGCACTCTTAATGctctcctcatttagtttcacagattgaaatgtatgtttttcttcttcaaacaTCTGTGCGCACACACTATCGTCAGGCTAGTTACCAGCTAGGCTAACGATATGTTTTGTCTCTTCCAAAGAGAACAAATGTTGTAGTGATTtacctgctgttgaactcttcaTTCACAAATGTCTGAGAACTTCTATCCAACTCTCCACCTCCGCTCTGCATCCAACTTGTTCTGCCGACCAAACAACAGACAGGGCTTCTCTTTTTGACACAAGTTCTTCTGCGTCATCATGTTCGActagttctgcagcttcagagctttcctATCCATTTACACCGTAACCATAGCGCTTCTGTTTACCTTCACAGTGCAATGTTGAAAAGGCTCCGGTGTGACACGGCGCAGCATAGCGTTCCAAACAATGGGTAATCATTATACCGGTACGGTATATcataacgaaaatatataccggtatttggtatAAATCGGTATATTGCCGACCactgtaatgataataaatatacatatatattcgaGTCCTGGTCGGGAGATAATGTCCGAAACCACGTGATCGGGTTCGATTTTTGGGAGGTGTCAATGTTGATTTTCTGAGCCCTGGggccacatttttaaaagtgtgcCTAGGTAAGCACACTTCAACTGGCGTACGAttaaaaaaccaggaagtgcgtaCCAATGCACTATATATGCGCCAAAAAATGGGATTAAACTTGTCTTCCTCCCACTGCAGCCTCTTTCTCCGGGGGGCTACCCTTCGGTGTATCCCATGCACCTCGTCCTCCAACAGTGCCAAATAAGCCAttgtgcgtctttacgcattagagtgtgttcctttttataacagcatCAGGTGTTGCAGCCATTTGATCGGCAGTTAgacgcaatgatcatgtgattttgattattattattattaataatataaaactaaTTGTAGGCGTGCGCACATCACTCATTCCCTGTGGGcgtcaataaaaaaattttcTCCTCTGTTTTTGCAAATGCATCCTTCAAATAATGTGTTGTGAAAGGTTCAATACGTTCGAATATTTCACGCAAATCATTTTACtttcacagagctgtcattGATTTCATCCTTCTCCTATTGGCGTCGAagtttcccgtttctcatgattttgtgcgtatggcagggtcagagctgccgtggagCTTTGTTTATATGTGGCGTATGCTTTATTTTGTACGTACGCAGCATTTATTAATGAGGCCCTTGGTCAGACAGATCTCCTGGATGGGAGGAATTGAAGTCCTGATGATTTTTTCCCCCGTCCTCACCACTACAATGTACAGTGTACAGTGCCTGCAGTGCCTACGACTGGAAGTCCCTGCAGGCACTGTACCAGACAGAGATGCAGTTGGTCAGTAGGCTATCTGTAGTGCCTCTGTAGAAGGTGGTGAGAATAGGAGGAGGGAGGTGTGCTCTCTTTATTTGACACAAAAAGTGCACTGCTGCGCTCTTTTTACAAGAGCTCTGGTATGAAAGGACCAGGTCAGAGCCTCTGTTATCTGCACCCCCAGGAACTTTGTGCTGCTAACTCTCTTCACTGCTGTGCCATTAATGAGGAGTGGTGTGTGGCTGGGCCGTCGCTGCTGTGTTGTTGAGTGCCTCAAACCTTGCAAAGTGTTTGTTGAGGTCGTTGAGAAAGTTGATGTTGTCACGGGGGGAGGAGTCGCTTTATAGTCTGTGATGACTTGTATGCCCTGCCACATTCGTCTGGTGTCTGTGGGGTCCTCGAAGAAGTCCTGTACTTTCTGACTGTGGTCACACTTTGCAACCCTAATGGCCAGGTTCAGGTTGGCTCTGGCTGTTCTTAATGCCACCATGTCACCAGATTTAAAAACGTTGTTCTGTGCTTTCAGCATTGCACATACCTCAATGGTCATCCAGGGTTTTTTGTTGGCCCGTGTGGAGATGTTCTTGATCACACTAACATCCTCCATGCACTTCTGAATGCATGCAGACACCGACTCGGTATACTCCTCCACACACGTGTGGTGATTGTCCATAGCAGCCACCTTAAACATGTCCCAGTCTGTACTTTCAAAGCAGCATGCTTAAATTGCTCCCTCGGGCCAGGCCCTCACCTGCTTCactgtggggttttttttcctgatcAGCAGGGGCTTGTATTTAgtaattaactcactcagtgccattgacgagataactcgtcgtttcaaatccaaacgctcagtgtcATTGACTAGATAACTCGTcgtttcaaatccaaacgctcagtgtcATTGACTAGATAGTCATACTCGTCATTTGAGTTTTTTCTCGGGGATttctagaaaacaccctggcggaggtccctcatcaatatctaagctgtggggtgttgtagtgaccaactgtgccctgaagatggcagcagtacacctttagatgagagattagccactgatgctacccagcaaagcaggaaaaagggagattatggcactacagagtaataatgtgacgtatccagcagctcacagctccgcatactaacacagaacatgtgtggacctgagtagattattgataatgttgtgatcttgagataaaaccatcaactaatcgggccaaacgggtcatccctgcgtgtcgggaggagggggaggaggggttacaaaatacccccagcctgtgagccagatagcaaaataataggtgacatgttggaggtagcagcgcacctttggatgagagatcatccatgctcagcagagctaagaaggagagaggaaaggagtttatatgagacagaaaatggcgctatgtacagagttgacgttcacagcagcgcacactcgaccagagaatgtgtggaactcatggatagtgtggcgatggtgagataaaacaataaaaaaaacggggcaagcggtgacactctgcatgtcggggaggaagaggaagttgcgtgtgtacagactgacgggagagaaagttggaggaacgccaaaatctAGTAAGAAATCATctaaagcctggtctcagtgtttttttttaatgttttatataaggaaacaatgttcagatgttagagttgtcactaaagcaaaaaaatagctttaaagtcactgacaggtttttttttttttacaaaaaggcttttttcctcagctttttgctctgaaactgaagatttgtgtaaaacttgctctattcaacggctgattacaaaagaacgaaaagagccagaaacaatttttttttttttttgatgaaagtagaggcttcgatctttcagatttcagatattcatagtagaaaatattctgtgggtctttaaaatcatttaaaatgctcaaaaacggctggcactgaggggggtagaaaatctgaaaatggctggcactgaatgagttaacatcACAGAGAGCTCATCTGAACTGCCAAGGTGGGGGCTGGATGCAGCCTTGAATGCCTGTTTGATATTACTGTTGGCCAGGTCCAGCGTCTTTTCACCCCTGGTAGCAAAATCCACGCATCTGTCTATAAAGTAAggaatctgtctgtctgtgtgtgtgtgtgtgtgttgctcaaaCATCTCTGTGGTTCAGGGACAGGCAGAGCtcagactttcaacatggctgctgcttggttcaaaggtgtgcaacgttggatttgtttggactgcaatgatgcAGTTGAGGCATTATTTCATAAAAACCATCCGCCGGAGCCACCTCATTCAGAAGCTTGACAATAACACGTTTCGCTTTGCTCCACGGAGTACAAGAGAGAGAGCTGCAGAAAAAAGAGATAGAAGtctgtactttggtcaatcaatgCCAGCGGTTAATTATGACTATTGATGATCCACGCATCATTAGTAATgctctggtgcttcatgcccCGATGAAGTGTTTGCGTGCGCGGcagagctttatttatttattttatttatttattcagttcatttccggcatagttgcattcacagaaattcatttgacattcagagcaaaatcacattattttttttttttttttttttttttttttctttgtccttttacatgccggaaagggcgacggaaaaaagcattatgcttatctagatccgtcccctaatttgaacacagataattttacatccaacctcgtttcttcccttttttttttttttttttttttttttttttttgtgatgtgttctcgtctgcagtcattgttcctgctgttactcctcttcacagtctttttcccccgtatttccacgagctttcttttccagtcgttgtttacgttcctccaactctccaaacgtgaagttcttcttctctctgagaaccttcatatcctctgagagtcgcctcagcttacgatccatccggaaggcacatgcacagacacatacccccatcattagcaggccaaagatcatgactccatctggcttctccctcgtgcgtccacgacatatccacttgggtatgtgtcctttggacacggtatttcgtgctgaagcaattgcctcgttgagaagattttgtcaatggtgctcaatgaccagttgatgagttccatgtcgttgctgtagagttcaatggagagttgacttgagatctgtatgtgtgtaaaaatgtcctcctcgttttgtccttaaattgtttcagattatctgactgttgtgtctctttgtcaaggctgttccagaggttcatggctctatacacagtactatgtttgccaacgtttgatatgatcctgtttggtctaaacacattattatgtctgaattcgtagggattttgattgtaagtgaaacgtttttggatttgatgtggtaatttttttgatgaagccctaaatgcatgtatttgtgtgttatagtgtattatttcttgcagttttaggtattttgacttctcaaataaatcgtttgtgtgtgtgttgtgtggtactttatgtaaaattcttatagcttttttttgttgtttaaatagtggttcaagatacgttttgtagttatttccccatatttcggagcagtaatttaagtgcgatgctatgagtgaagaatagattgttttaagtgatttggtgtgtaggatttgttgaagtttccataggatgtaactgcttttggccactttgtttttaactatttgtatatgttttttccaggtcagcttgtcgtccatccacactccaagtaccctatattcttttacttgttctattatttccttgtttagtttcagtcttatatctcctgttttttttctctttccaaagttaatgaattttgttttactgacgtttagggctagtttatttacatctaaccatgtttgaatttttaatagttcttcatttgttgactctattaaagtgttaatgtctttgcctgagcatagaatggttgtgtcatctgcaaacaatgttagttttaggcaatttgtgactttgaaaatgtcgtttatgtatagaatgaacagttttggccccaaaattgaaccctgtggaacaccacattgtatggtttggcattttgatgtatgttcttcaaagtcaacatattgtcttctatttgtcatatagcttttaatccattttaaggcgttgcgctttattccgtaattttgaagtttttcttctagaatatcatgattaattgtgtcaaaggctttttttaggtccagaaaaattccaaatacaaatagttttttttctaatgcttctcttatattctccgtgatgtcaattatagccattgctgttgaacgtccttttctaaatccatattgtccttcatgtagtatattattgtcttctataaatttgtcgagtctgttcatgaacagtttttccagaatttttgacagttgtggtaatattgatataggtcgataattagtgaaattacatttttctccacccttgtaaatcggtctgatttttgcaattttcattttttctgggaaTACCCCATTCTTGAATGATAGATTACTTATATATGTTAGTGGaggggttatttcagctgttatggtttttattagactcatagttagattattaacgtctctggatttttttgaggtacaggtagtgattattctgttcacctctgcttctgttacttcttcgagTACAAgatacttatcaatgtctttcttctcattgtcaaaatggttccatttaagtgttgggtgtttatttatctctttctctatgtcttttccagtatttatgaaaaaaactgttgagttcttgtgctattatgtttttattgtgttcttttacattgtttattataaaatggtctgcatttttttctttgcatttgcgcatggttatgttatttattatttcccacaattttttgtttttgtttttattctcttttaattgtttttcataatattccctttttttttctctaagtaaattattaactttgtttctgtattttttataacgtatttctgcttttaatgttttttctgttatatattttttatatagtatgtttttctttttgcatacgttggctattttcttattaatccatggtacattgtttattttacttttggttgttatttgtttcaaagggcagcatttatcgtatattgtcgttattgtgtctgtaaatgtgtcatatgctacgttcacGTCTTCTTCCTTGAAGACACTTTCCCACGTctgtctttttatctgttgtttaaagttttctaattgtttttctccttccactcCGCTGGAGGTGCTTCACTTTTTGCTCACTTTgggtgaagtgtgtgtgtgtgcttaattcaattcagaattaaatttgtattaggaattatgtgtttacaaggtcagtttaaagaggatttaacttttattctgaattaaagaggaattaaagctcccatgtaaacgtgagtGTTTATCCCGGCATAACTCATAACATGCTGGTGTATTGCTTTTTCcccaatttattaatttaaatatttgaaaacacaatagttgttactctacacatttcacaaccaACTTAAATGTCCGTGACGTCCCACTTTCAACTACAACCTCATtaggccatccatgaaaaagctacttaacctcccacttttgtATAGCAATACACACTGTATTGGGCACTGCGCTAGTTGATGGAAATGAGGAAACAGTTTTCATGTTAGCTTGATTAAAGTCCCCTGCAACGATAAAACTCCCTCTGGATGTTTAGATTGCAGTACACTGATGGAGCAGTATGAAACATTCAGGGCCTCTCCGGTGTTAGCACTGGGGGGATGTTCACCTTTGTGAAGATCATAACAGTGAATTCCCGGGGTAAATAAAAGTGcctgcattttatagtcagtaggcctgggccgataacagattttgctggacgatatattgtcccacaatGTATTGTCGAttttagaccaaattaaccactaatgtaatgatgaatgcaagtacaccctttcaaatgcaatcaacttgtatttcttaccattgtaattggaatgtcaagaacttttaaatattttaaacaaataaaacaaactcggTCTCTGTTTGCAAAAATATTTACttgaataaatatcacaaacaaaaacaataaaatagaccctgtctctgttaagaaaaaaactCACCTCAAATGCAAAGccacacacaaccaaagcaataaataaaatggtttatcaagtctctcaaaaaaaaaaactgcacttgCAATGAATATTAAACATTGAGGCACAGAGGTATATAGTTGTACATTCCTTAACAGGTAACACTTCCAATCCAGTTAGaacctttgtaaacaaaaatgctAGCAGCCCCGCCTCCCCGTTTCattctgtttcattttcattcagccTTAAACATACAGAATGGACCaaatagtttctagtttactCCATTCATTTCGCTATGGAACAAACATGCAGGTGCTAAGGGTGAACCCCCTCGTCATCCAGCCTGTTTGGAGGTGAAAGACgaagaaaacaaaatacttatacttagcttggttgctagccccacTCGGCTTCCCCGCTTCTGCTTCCGATAAcgccgcttacgtctcctccactggcggacaccgctagtacgaggctccgctgcttCCTCGGCTGCTGGATGTAGCCGGCATAGCAATCCGAGGCTACGTAGGAAGTCCAGATTTACCACATCTACCGGACTTATGTTTAATCTACTGTCCCTAAATCTAAAATTCTTAGTCCCTCTGCAGCCTACTTCCATCGGACGAACCTTCGCTTTCCAGCCTTGTTGCTGTGCATCTTCTGCCAGCTCAGTGTATCAAAGCTTCTTGTGCTTGTAGGTCTTCTCCATTGCACTGATCCAAGGAACAGTGAGCTTCTGGCCCAAGTCTGCCAGTATCTTCTAGTCCCATGCATTGCGTAGCCACCCCTGTCTTAGCTTAACATAGTGAGGCTTGCTTGACCCTCTCCCTTATAGACAAATTTTGTTGCCTTCCAGCAGGATCACGAGGTTAGTGATGGGTTTGCACTTGTCCAATTGCTTTCCAGCACTGCTGCAAGATACTTTAACATCTGGTTTTGCCGTGAGGTGTACCAGCCTTGGATGAGGCTGGTTTTGTAGTCCACTAGGATGTGCTTCAGCGTAGCTGGATTTTGGACAAAGAGGTCACATGGGGTCTTCACCGTACCACTGGCCTAGGTTTGTGGGAGAAGGGAGGGCATCTTAGACAGCCCTGATAGTATCTCCCATAGCTCTTTCCAAGATATCTTCCTCTTCTCCATTCCTTCCCATTCCATCCACTGCCCTTGCTTTGCCTGTGCCACTGCTTCCTGCTTACTTTTTCTGACATGCCTCCTGGACCACCAGCTTACAGCTCTGTGCTGGAGTGGCCTTGTTCCAGGCTAGTGTGCTGGCCCCAAGACCAAGAATGCTCCTCCCTCCTACAAGATTACGTAGCACAAGATTTGATGTGTCCATCTGTTTCtgctacacttgctaaagctAGACATGTATCCActtgttttacagtgaaaaaaatggtgaaaatgtttgatattgtcccaaaaaatATGGGTGAGGATTTAATCTGTGTCATAAAGATATTTACTTTCCAGAGGTCATATCATGAGATTTCGTAGCAACATTGAGCATGAGTTCTGATATTTCCATCTTTTTGTCCGTCAATTTACTTTGAACAATTGTGTGTAAACAAACATTTCCCACTATAATAAAGcaacaacaaccaaaacaaacaaaatgactccaaatacatgcaaaacaacaaaaataaacaaaatgtacacattgacaacaaaatcaaacaaacccttttttgtttcttttgaagGAAAATCTGCTCATGGACTGCAGCTCCAGGATcatctccacataaagaaggaagaggaagaactgtGGGAAAGTCTGGAAGTAAAGCAGGAGATGGATATTACAGCTGTTACTGTGAagagtgaagatgaagaggaggaagttCAGTGTTCTCTGCTTCTCTGGAGACAAAGTgaggagaacatcaaaggagaacctgcaacctgcagctcagctaAACTCATTAAAGTAGAACCAAATGTAGACATCAGTGAAGGTCCAGAAGCAACAAACACTTGTACACAACCAGACACTGATGGAGAGGAAACAGACTGCTCTGACACTGAAGACAGTGAGGATTGGAGGGAACCTTTGTCCCAGTCTGAAGCTCAGAGTGAACACATGGACATGAGCTGTGAGAGCTTTCAGACATCTGAGGTTAGGACTGAGACGAACACCAAAGGAAAATCACAGAACACAGAGAAACGTTTTGGTTGTGATGTGTGTGGAAAACAATTTAGCACCAGATCTAATATGAAGGTCCAcatgagaattcacacaggagagaaaccctttggttgtgacGTGTGTGGGAAACCATTTAGCAGAAGATCTAGTCTGAAGAACCACATgataatccacacaggagagaaaccctatgGTTGTGATGTGTGTAAGAAACCATTTAGCAGAAGATTTGAATTGACTATCCATAagagaattcacacaggagagaaccCCTTTGGTTGTGACGTCTGTGGGAAACGATTTGGCAACAGAGCTAATCTAAGGAGCCACACAataattcacacaggagagaaaccccatggttgtgatgtttgtcagaAATGGTTTTCTCAAAAGAAGGATTTGAAGTATCACATGAGAATCCAcccaggagagaaaccctatggttgtgatgtttgtcagaAACGGTTTTCTCAAAAGAAGACTTTGAAGGATCAcatgagaattcacacaggagaaaaaccctATGGGTGTGATGTGTGTGGGAAACCATTTAGCAGAAGACCTGAACTGAAGATCCATAagagaattcacacaggagagaaaccttttagttgtgatgtttgtggcaAGAGATGCAGCCACAGTCAAAATCTCAAAAGCCACATGATGGTTCACacgggagagaaaccctttggcTGTGATCTTTGTGGTAAAAGATGGAGGATAAAGACTCAGCTGAAGCATCACATGTTTATCCactcaggagagaaaccctatgaatgtgatgtttgtcagaaaagatttattaccaaacattTAGTAATTAatcacatgagaatccacactggagagaagccctatgtttgtgatgtttgtcaGAAAAGATTTATTCAAAAGACTCACTTGAATCGACACATTAGAATACAcactagagcaggggtcaccaaaaTGACAGACCCTGGTCCGGGCCCGGACCCGCAAGGGGTGCCATGCAGAGTGAAAACCTAATGTAGTGCTTCTATGTTTAACCTGTGTAAGGAAACACTCAAGCCATTCACATGAGTTCTCCATCCCACGTGACATGGCTAAATCAATCAGTTGTTTGTGTCAGAAGTATTACGACTAAGAGCAGACAGGAGAGTTTCACA from Gouania willdenowi chromosome 4, fGouWil2.1, whole genome shotgun sequence includes the following:
- the LOC114462363 gene encoding zinc finger protein OZF-like isoform X3; amino-acid sequence: MTEQSQEAKQTDREPEEKLEIKALFHNKRIPANVLCGKSAHGLQLQDHLHIKKEEEELWESLEVKQEMDITAVTVKSEDEEEEVQCSLLLWRQSEENIKGEPATCSSAKLIKVEPNVDISEGPEATNTCTQPDTDGEETDCSDTEDSEDWREPLSQSEAQSEHMDMSCESFQTSEVRTETNTKGKSQNTEKRFGCDVCGKQFSTRSNMKVHMRIHTGEKPFGCDVCGKPFSRRSSLKNHMIIHTGEKPYGCDVCKKPFSRRFELTIHKRIHTGENPFGCDVCGKRFGNRANLRSHTIIHTGEKPHGCDVCQKWFSQKKDLKYHMRIHPGEKPYGCDVCQKRFSQKKTLKDHMRIHTGEKPYGCDVCGKPFSRRPELKIHKRIHTGEKPFSCDVCGKRCSHSQNLKSHMMVHTGEKPFGCDLCGKRWRIKTQLKHHMFIHSGEKPYECDVCQKRFITKHLVINHMRIHTGEKPYVCDVCQKRFIQKTHLNRHIRIHTRAGVTKMTDPGPGPDPQGVPCRVKT
- the LOC114462363 gene encoding zinc finger protein OZF-like isoform X1, yielding MTEQSQEAKQTDREPEEKLEIKALFQNERIPANVLCGKSAHGLQLQDHLHIKKEEEELWESLEVKQEMDITAVTVKSEDEEEEVQCSLLLWRQSEENIKGEPATCSSAKLIKVEPNVDISEGPEATNTCTQPDTDGEETDCSDTEDSEDWREPLSQSEAQSEHMDMSCESFQTSEVRTETNTKGKSQNTEKRFGCDVCGKQFSTRSNMKVHMRIHTGEKPFGCDVCGKPFSRRSSLKNHMIIHTGEKPYGCDVCKKPFSRRFELTIHKRIHTGENPFGCDVCGKRFGNRANLRSHTIIHTGEKPHGCDVCQKWFSQKKDLKYHMRIHPGEKPYGCDVCQKRFSQKKTLKDHMRIHTGEKPYGCDVCGKPFSRRPELKIHKRIHTGEKPFSCDVCGKRCSHSQNLKSHMMVHTGEKPFGCDLCGKRWRIKTQLKHHMFIHSGEKPYECDVCQKRFITKHLVINHMRIHTGEKPYVCDVCQKRFIQKTHLNRHIRIHTRAGVTKMTDPGPGPDPQGVPCRVKT
- the LOC114462363 gene encoding zinc finger protein OZF-like isoform X4, with translation MDITAVTVKSEDEEEEVQCSLLLWRQSEENIKGEPATCSSAKLIKVEPNVDISEGPEATNTCTQPDTDGEETDCSDTEDSEDWREPLSQSEAQSEHMDMSCESFQTSEVRTETNTKGKSQNTEKRFGCDVCGKQFSTRSNMKVHMRIHTGEKPFGCDVCGKPFSRRSSLKNHMIIHTGEKPYGCDVCKKPFSRRFELTIHKRIHTGENPFGCDVCGKRFGNRANLRSHTIIHTGEKPHGCDVCQKWFSQKKDLKYHMRIHPGEKPYGCDVCQKRFSQKKTLKDHMRIHTGEKPYGCDVCGKPFSRRPELKIHKRIHTGEKPFSCDVCGKRCSHSQNLKSHMMVHTGEKPFGCDLCGKRWRIKTQLKHHMFIHSGEKPYECDVCQKRFITKHLVINHMRIHTGEKPYVCDVCQKRFIQKTHLNRHIRIHTRAGVTKMTDPGPGPDPQGVPCRVKT